Genomic DNA from Bacterioplanes sanyensis:
CACTCCCAACGCTGACTGATTGCCAGGCTGCATTGCCAATCCACTAACGCATCTTGCTTGCTGGCGTAGATGTAGGTGTGTTGGCAGGGCTTTGACTTTGGTGCGCGAAAGCGGCTGGCTGCCCACATTTGCCGTAAGGCGTTGCTGGCTTTGATGGGGTGCTGGCGCGCAAAGGTAATCCAGTCGCTGATAATATCAATGTCTTGCTCTGCCAGTGGCCCTAGCTGAACCGTTTGTTGCCACACGGTATGCTCCAGTGCAGCTGGGTCGGTCGACCAGTGACGCGCTGCACGCAGCAGTGCAAATACAGCTTTAGGTTGCAGGCGTTGCCAAGGCTTGGCCATGTTGGCAAAGCTGGTATTGATTAAATGCAGCTCTTTTACTTCGGTTGGAAAGCGCTTGGCCCAGTCACAAGCGACCATGGCGCCCATGGAAATGGCAATCACCACAACGGGTTTGCTGGTAATGACCTGGTCGCGAATGACATCGGTCATGGCGCTAATAGAGGCTGGTGAGCGCCGTTGGTGGGCGTAACCGTTGCCCGGTAATTCGGGTTGCCACAGTCTGCGCTCAGGCCATTGTTGTTCAACCAGTGGGGCGAATGGGCCCCAGTGAAAGCGCGAGCGAATCAGCCCGCGCAGCAGGACGATGTCTGCATCAGAAGCTGAAGTAGCGTTGGATGCTGAACAGGAAGTTGGTGCCGCCATCGAAGTCGTTCCCTAAGTTGGTGCGCTCCAAAGATAGCTGATAGTCGTAGGGTCCGTAACTGCGGCCGACACCAAGGCGGAACTGCCAATAATTGTCGCGACGGTCATCACCGAAGTTAAAGTCGTCGTCATAGCTGAGGTAGCGATGACGCGCCGTTAACATCTCGATTGAAAAGCTACCTGTGTGCACAGTGTAGCCCAGCTCCCAGGCGCTTTTTTTGTGCTCAGAACCTAAGTAGTCGGGAGCCTGGCGCCAGCCAATCAACAGCGCATCGTCGTACAGGGCGCGCACGGTGAGCTCATTGTAGGCATCGATTTCGACGTCGCTGTCACCAATAAATTGGTAGTGGGTCACGCTGGTATCAATGGCAAAGCGGTCACTCAGTGGCAAATACCAGCCCAAATAAGCATCGGTTTCAAAGTCTGGGCTGTCTTCTTTCATTTCGACGCCACTGCCCCAAATGCCACCGTAAACGCCGCTGGAATGTTGGTACATCAGGCCGCCTTGCAAGGTCGGATTGCCTCGGGTGTAGCTGATGCCGTCGCGAATGTACTCACTGGTGGCACCGATGTGTGCTTGAAACTCCGCCTGACTGAGCGGCGACGCCAGCAGGGCCAAAGCGGTGCTGGCTGACAATACGGCTCGTATCATGAAACTCTACAACTCTTTAATTAAACATCGATCAGCGCGACATAATACGCACTTTTGCCGCAATTGTTAGAGCGGCGGCGCTGCGGCGAGTTCAGCCGGGGTTGCTGACTTGCCAGCTTTCGTGCGGATACCAGCGCTCCAGCGCCAAGTGATGCAAGCTTTGCTTTTGTTCCAGCTGTGCAGGCGCCCAAGTGGGCATGCTGCGCACGGCGGACATCAAAAAGTCGAACAGCAGTAAATGACGGCGCTGAATGCGCTGCTGGCGATGAGGCATGATGGGGTTAAACAGGCTGTGGTAGCGAAACAGGTGGCGTGGATTTTTCTTTACCCACAGCCATGAGCCCATTTCCAGTGTTAATGGCAAATAAATGCCGTCGGGCTTGTGATTCGAGTAGCGTTGATACAGATAGTCCCACAGGTCGCCATGGGTGGTGTAAGACAGTGACTGTGGTTCAAACAGATAAGTGTGGCTGGGGTAGGTGCGCTCAAACAGCTGTGTTAGGGCAAGAGCCTCGGCAATGCTGGGCCAGGGGTGGTGGCTGCCGGCGTACGGAAACCACAAACGATCACGAACGCCGAACCCGGAGTGACAGTCGATGCTGATGCAATGCGGCTGATCACGAATGGCCGTGCCAACCACATCGACCAGAGTTTGGCTCTCACTCTCCATCGGCTGCTCTTTGCGGCCGCGATACCAGGGCAAATGGCGGCTAATGCGCTGACCCCCGATCAACCAAGGCGTATCGCCGTCGGCATCAATGGGCGCATTGCGCATTAGATCAACACCGTTGGCGTTCGCTCGCTGGTTACGCCACATGCCCGCTGGGTTAACGATGGGCAATACCAGCAAGCGCAGTTGCGCCAGTTGTTCGTGTATGGCCGGGTCCCAATCGAGGCGCTCTAGTAGCGTGCGTAAAAACGCCAGAATGACCTGGGTGCCAATGCGCTCTATGCCGTGCACGCCACCGACCAGAATGAGCGTGGGTGCCAGCGGCGCAAGGCTGCCAGCTTCGATGACATAGAAGGGTAGGTCAATGTGATGCTCGTCAACGCGCTGGCGTATGTGGGCCGGAACCGACACCCGCAGCTGATGCCGCCCGCGCTGAATCAGCTTTTCTAGCTCGAATAGCTCAGGTAAAGCGCGCTTGAGATGGTAAATGCGTTGAATCACTGGCCTAGGGTCCTTACTCTGTGCCGCCTGTGTATCACTGTAGAGTAACAATCTGATGAAAGCGCGCACGCGCCTGCCAGAGACCATGCCCGAGCGATTGCGGGTGATGACCTGGGTGAAAACTTTATGGCCGTATCTGATGGAGTATCGCTGGCGGGTGTTGATCGCGCTGCTGTGCCTGTTGGCAGCCAAGCTCGCCAGTGTGGCGATGCCGTTTTTATTGAAATATCAGGTCGATCACTTGGCGGGTTTAAATGCCACTGATATGGACTGGTGGTTGTGGTTTCCACTGGGCTTGTTGTTGGCGTATGGCGCGGTACGCTTTTTAAATGTCTTTGTTGGTGAGGTGCGAGACGTGTTGTTTGGCCGCGTCACTGAGCGGGCGATGAGGCGCATGGCGCTGCGCGTCTTTCAGCATCTACATCGCTTAAGTTTGAATTTTCATCTCGATCGCCAAACCGGCGCGTTGCAGCGTGATATTGAACGCGGCACCAACGGCATCAGTTTTTTAATGCGTTTTATGATTTTCAATATTGGTCCCACCTTTATTGAGCTGGCGTTAGTGATCGGTATATTGCTGGTGAATTATCCGCCGGTGTTTGCGCTTATTACGTCGTTAGCGGTTGTGAGTTATGTGGCTTTTTCTGTGCGTGTGACCGAATGGCGCACGGAATATGTACGCCAGGCCAATCAAATGGACTCCAGCACGCATGCCAGAGCGCTGGACAGTTTATTGAATTATGAGACGGTTAAATATTTTACTGCAGAGCAACGCGAATCTCTGGCCTATGATGAAGCGCTGGCGAAGTGGGAGCAGGCGCGGCGCAAAAATCGCTTAACCCTGTTTTTGTTGAATTCCGGTCAGGCCTTGATCATCAGTGTGGCGATGGCAGCGATGCTGATGTTTGCTGCGTATTATGTGATTCGAGGTGAAATGACGGTCGGTGATTTTACCTTGGTCAATGCATTTATGTTTCAGCTATTTTTGCCGCTGAATTTGCTCGGTTTTGTTTACCGGGAAATAAAAGCATCAATGGCAAATATCGAACGTTTGTTTGAGCTGCTGGATGAAGTACCTGGCGTAGCTGACGACGGTGCGAGCACTTTGCAAGTGACACAAGGCCGAGTCGAGTTTGAAAATGTACATTTTACTTATCCGAACGGACGCAAAGTGCTCAACGGTTTGAATCTGGTGGTGGAACCGGGGCAGACGCTGGCGTTAGTGGGCACCAGTGGCGCCGGCAAATCCACATTGACGCGCTTGCTATGGCGTTTTTACGACAGTCAGCAGGGCGATATTCGCATAGATGGACAGTCATTGCGTGCAGTGTCTCAACAGTCGCTGCGCAGTGAGTTGGGCATCGTTCCACAAGATACCGTGCTGTTTAACGATACGCTGAAAAATAATCTGCTGTATGCCCGCCCGGATGCCACTGATGAGGCGTTGCAGCAGGTGGCGGATATGTCGCAGCTGTCTGGCTTGCTTGAACATGCCGAGCAAGGTTGGGAAACCTTGGTGGGCGAGCGCGGGCTAAAGCTGTCTGGTGGTGAAAAGCAGCGTTTGGCCATTGCCCGTATGTTGCTGAAACAACCGGCCATTCAGCTGTTTGATGAAGCCACGTCGTCCCTCGACTCCGCCACTGAGAGCAGCATCATGCGCGCCATCCAACGTGTGGCCAAAGGCAAAACCGCTATCATTATCGCGCATAGGCTTTCTACCATTGTCGATGCCGATCAAATCGCGGTGATGGACGCCGGCTGTGTTGTGGAGCAGGGAACTCACACACAGTTGTTGCAGCGCAAGGGCGCTTATTGGCGTTTATGGCAGGCTCAATTACGCACAGAGGAAGGAGGCTCGCATGCGGTTACTGATCATTGATGCGATGAACTTGATTCGGCGGGTGTTTGCCGCCGTTGAGCAAGGGGAGTTGGCGATTGAAGCCACGCAAACGCGTTGCTTGGCGGTCATTGGTCGCCAGGCGGACGCTTGGCAAGCCAGTCACTTGATTACGGTATTTGAGTGGCCGGCCACAACTTGGCGCCATCAGTTATGGCCAGACTACAAGGCCGGGCGCGCGCCGATGCCACAACTGCTAGCTGACGCCTTGCCTGGGGTATTGCATTACCTGGAGAAAAACGGTGTGCCGTGTTTGTCGATGGATTGTTGGGAGGCCGACGACGTCATTGCCAGCGTCGCGCTGAATGCTTATCAGCACCGCTTGGATGTACAAATCATGTCGACTGACAAAGGTTTTTGTCAGCTGGTCAGGCCGGGAATTCAAATCCGTAACCACTTCGATCGCAGCGACTGGGATGTGACGCAAGTGACCGACATGTATGGTTTGCGCCCAGATCAGCTGGTCGACTTTTGGGCGTTGATGGGCGACACCACCAACCATTTGCCGGGAGTCGCTGGCATAGGCCGTAAAACCGCTGCTCAGTTGCTGGATCGTTTTGGCTCACTGGATGCTACGTTGGTGCAGATGGAATCCTTCGGTGATGAGCGCTGGGCCAAGCAATTGCAGCAGGACTGGCGCCAGGCGTTATTGACTCGGTTGTTGGTACGCTTGCGCACGGACCTGGAGTTGGGCGTGTCGCTGAAGTCGATGCGCTGGGGTGGGTAAGTTGTCGGCGCAGGGGGAATGGCTTACACTGCGCCGCCGCTGGCGGGCCGACCAATGGACAGCCGCCTGGCGTCGTTGAATTGCACAAGAGTGACGGTATGAAGATTGATCAGGTGTTAGAAGAAATCTCCGAGTTTTTAGGGGTGGCGACTCCGGACGAATGGATTGAAGCGGCACTGCAGCATCAAGATATTTTGCTGATCGATCACGCCAATTGCGAAAAGAAGGCCGCCAGTACAGCCATGAATCTGCTCTACAAACACTTGGAGCGCGAAGATTTATTAAAGAAAATGAGCCAGCTGGCGCGCGAAGAATTGCTGCATTTTGAGCAAGTAGTCAACATCATGCGTGATCGCGGCATTCGCTATCGCACGGTGTCTTCCTCTCGTTATGCCTCTGGCATGCGTGATGCAGTGCGTAAAGGCGGTGAACAAGAGTTGATCGACGTGTTAATCGTTGGAGCCTTTATTGAGGCACGCAGCTGTGAGCGCTTTGCCAAGCTGGCGCCCCATTTGGACCCAGAGCTGGCCAAATTTTATCGCTCATTGCTGCGTTCAGAAGGGCGGCACTACCAAGATTATCTGACGCTGGCACAAAATTATTCCAGCAGTGATATTTCAGACCGGGTCAGCGACTTCAAACAGCTAGAAAATGATCTGATCTTGTCGCCGGACCCTGAATTTCGTTTTCACAGTGGCGTGCCCAGTGCCGCCTAGCGCCTGTTAGTCACGGCAGGAGCGAATAATCTTAAGGCACACATCCGTGATGGTTTGATACTCATCCTGACTGATGACGTGTGCATCCAGGTCACGGCGTGCTTGTTCGAGATTGGCTTTTGCATCTTGCAGATCAGTGAAACGACGGTTAGCTTCCAATGCTTTGTTAACAACTGCCGTTGAGTTCATAAGTTACCTCTTGGTCCTTAAACCGGTTACAAAATTGGTGGTGTTTGCAGAGAAGATCATTTTCTCATTTGCGGGCCGTAGTGAAGCAGGCACAGATCAATTCAGCAATCCAAGTTCAGGAAAAACCATCTTGCTTCATTAGATGAAGCCTCTCTATTATGTCGATCCATTTGTTGATCGGTATAACAATGACACCTCCGCATCTAACACTGGTTTCATGGAAAAGCGCTGATTCGAGCCTGTCCGGCTGGGAGCGTCCCGGCGACGGACAGATTGTTCATTTTTTGCATGGCAACGGTTTTTGCAGTCGCACACTTTGGCCATTGGCGCAGCAGTTGCCATCTGATTGGCGCCTTATCTTTACCGATATTCCAGGGCATGGCGGCTCTGCTCGCCCGTCGGTTGGCATGCCAGATTGGCAGGGCATGGCACGATCGATTGCCGATCAGCTGCAGGTGCTCGCCGACGGGCAGCCTGTGCAAGCGGTTGGGCATTCGATGGGGGGGTGTTAAGTTTGTTAATGGCCGCCTACAAGCCGTCGTTGTTCTCCTCTGTTGATATGCTGGATCCGGTATTGTTTACACCTGAAGTGGTGTGGGCGCAGCGCATTATGCGTAAGTCTGGCTGGTGGAAGCGCTCGCGCTTGGTACGTTCGGTAGCGGCTCGCCGGCAGCAGTGGCCGGATGAACAACAGATGACGGCCAGTCTGCAGGGAAAATCGTTGTACAAACATTGGCACCCAGATGCCC
This window encodes:
- a CDS encoding alpha/beta fold hydrolase translates to MAAPTSCSASNATSASDADIVLLRGLIRSRFHWGPFAPLVEQQWPERRLWQPELPGNGYAHQRRSPASISAMTDVIRDQVITSKPVVVIAISMGAMVACDWAKRFPTEVKELHLINTSFANMAKPWQRLQPKAVFALLRAARHWSTDPAALEHTVWQQTVQLGPLAEQDIDIISDWITFARQHPIKASNALRQMWAASRFRAPKSKPCQHTYIYASKQDALVDWQCSLAISQRWECSLLTHATAGHDLPLQDPGWLLHQIAQQSATLHNDQCATNTTATADSE
- a CDS encoding TorF family putative porin, which produces MIRAVLSASTALALLASPLSQAEFQAHIGATSEYIRDGISYTRGNPTLQGGLMYQHSSGVYGGIWGSGVEMKEDSPDFETDAYLGWYLPLSDRFAIDTSVTHYQFIGDSDVEIDAYNELTVRALYDDALLIGWRQAPDYLGSEHKKSAWELGYTVHTGSFSIEMLTARHRYLSYDDDFNFGDDRRDNYWQFRLGVGRSYGPYDYQLSLERTNLGNDFDGGTNFLFSIQRYFSF
- a CDS encoding M14 family zinc carboxypeptidase, producing the protein MIQRIYHLKRALPELFELEKLIQRGRHQLRVSVPAHIRQRVDEHHIDLPFYVIEAGSLAPLAPTLILVGGVHGIERIGTQVILAFLRTLLERLDWDPAIHEQLAQLRLLVLPIVNPAGMWRNQRANANGVDLMRNAPIDADGDTPWLIGGQRISRHLPWYRGRKEQPMESESQTLVDVVGTAIRDQPHCISIDCHSGFGVRDRLWFPYAGSHHPWPSIAEALALTQLFERTYPSHTYLFEPQSLSYTTHGDLWDYLYQRYSNHKPDGIYLPLTLEMGSWLWVKKNPRHLFRYHSLFNPIMPHRQQRIQRRHLLLFDFLMSAVRSMPTWAPAQLEQKQSLHHLALERWYPHESWQVSNPG
- a CDS encoding ABCB family ABC transporter ATP-binding protein/permease — translated: MKARTRLPETMPERLRVMTWVKTLWPYLMEYRWRVLIALLCLLAAKLASVAMPFLLKYQVDHLAGLNATDMDWWLWFPLGLLLAYGAVRFLNVFVGEVRDVLFGRVTERAMRRMALRVFQHLHRLSLNFHLDRQTGALQRDIERGTNGISFLMRFMIFNIGPTFIELALVIGILLVNYPPVFALITSLAVVSYVAFSVRVTEWRTEYVRQANQMDSSTHARALDSLLNYETVKYFTAEQRESLAYDEALAKWEQARRKNRLTLFLLNSGQALIISVAMAAMLMFAAYYVIRGEMTVGDFTLVNAFMFQLFLPLNLLGFVYREIKASMANIERLFELLDEVPGVADDGASTLQVTQGRVEFENVHFTYPNGRKVLNGLNLVVEPGQTLALVGTSGAGKSTLTRLLWRFYDSQQGDIRIDGQSLRAVSQQSLRSELGIVPQDTVLFNDTLKNNLLYARPDATDEALQQVADMSQLSGLLEHAEQGWETLVGERGLKLSGGEKQRLAIARMLLKQPAIQLFDEATSSLDSATESSIMRAIQRVAKGKTAIIIAHRLSTIVDADQIAVMDAGCVVEQGTHTQLLQRKGAYWRLWQAQLRTEEGGSHAVTDH
- a CDS encoding 5'-3' exonuclease H3TH domain-containing protein — protein: MRLLIIDAMNLIRRVFAAVEQGELAIEATQTRCLAVIGRQADAWQASHLITVFEWPATTWRHQLWPDYKAGRAPMPQLLADALPGVLHYLEKNGVPCLSMDCWEADDVIASVALNAYQHRLDVQIMSTDKGFCQLVRPGIQIRNHFDRSDWDVTQVTDMYGLRPDQLVDFWALMGDTTNHLPGVAGIGRKTAAQLLDRFGSLDATLVQMESFGDERWAKQLQQDWRQALLTRLLVRLRTDLELGVSLKSMRWGG
- a CDS encoding tRNA-(ms[2]io[6]A)-hydroxylase — encoded protein: MKIDQVLEEISEFLGVATPDEWIEAALQHQDILLIDHANCEKKAASTAMNLLYKHLEREDLLKKMSQLAREELLHFEQVVNIMRDRGIRYRTVSSSRYASGMRDAVRKGGEQELIDVLIVGAFIEARSCERFAKLAPHLDPELAKFYRSLLRSEGRHYQDYLTLAQNYSSSDISDRVSDFKQLENDLILSPDPEFRFHSGVPSAA
- a CDS encoding alpha/beta fold hydrolase; protein product: MTPPHLTLVSWKSADSSLSGWERPGDGQIVHFLHGNGFCSRTLWPLAQQLPSDWRLIFTDIPGHGGSARPSVGMPDWQGMARSIADQLQVLADGQPVQAVGHSMGGC